The genomic stretch CTGGCAGCCGAGTTGACCGACGCGGTGAATCAGACCGGCGCTTCGGTTAAGCGGAAAGAAGACCTGCACAAGATGGCCGAGTCGAACAAGGCGTTTGCGCACTACCGTTGGTAGCTGCGGATTCTGAGGGCTTAGATGGCAGTCGAAGCGAGTAGGCAGTCGGGTAAGGAGAAGGATCTCGCGATTCGCGAGTATCCCCTTGCTCGCACGCGCAACATCGGGATCATGGCCCATATCGACGCCGGCAAGACGACGACGACCGAGCGGATCCTGTACTACACCGGCCGCACGTACAAGGTCGGCGAGGTGCATGAGGGCACTGCGGTCATGGACTGGATGGTCCAGGAGCAGGAGCGCGGGATCACCATCACGTCGGCGGCGACGACCTGCGCGTGGCGCGATCACTGGATCAACATCATCGACACGCCCGGCCACGTGGACTTTACGGTCGAGGTCGAACGGAGTCTGCGGGTCCTCGACGGCGCCGTTGCGGTCTTCGACGCAGTCGCCGGTGTGGAGCCTCAGACTGAGACCGTTTGGCGTCAGGCCGACCGGTATCAGGTGCCGCGGATCTGCTTCGTTAACAAGATGGACAGGACCGGCGCGGACTTCTTCCGGACGGTAGAGATGATCCGCGATCGCCTGGATTCCCACCCTCTCCCGATTCAGATTCCTTGGGGGAGCGAGGAGAACTTCCGAGGCGTGATCGATCTGATCACGTCGACGGCGTTGGTGTGGCTCGATGAAGGACGCGGCGAGGAGTGGGAAGAGCAGCCGATTCCCCAGGAGCTGGCCGAACAAGTCAAGCACTGGCGCCATGAGCTGTTCGAGGGTCTGGCCGACTACGACGAGCACGTCATGGAGGCCTACGTTGGCGGTGCGGAGCCGACCCCGGATCAGATCCGGTCGGCCGTGCGCGCGGCGACTTTGAGCGGGAAGGCCACTCCGGTCATTTGCGGAACGGCATTCAAGAACAAAGGTGTCCAGCCTCTGCTCGACGCGATTGTGGACTACCTACCCTCTCCGCAGGACGTGCCGGCAGTCGCGGGCACGACTCCGAAGGGTGAGGCGGATTCGCGCGACGCCGACGATTCGGCGCCGTTCGGCGCCCTGGCATTCAAGATCGCGGCGGATCCCTACGTCGGGAAGCTCACCTATTTCCGGGTTTACTCCGGGACGCTGCGGGCCGGCCAGAACGTGCTCAACGCGACGAAGGACCGCAAGGAACGCGTCGGTCGGATTCTGCAGATGCACGCGAACCACCGCGAGGACAGGGGCGCGGCGTTCACCGGAGACATCGTTGCGGCCGTAGGCCTGAAGCACACCACCACGGGCGATACGCTCTGCGATCCCGCACACCCGATTGTGCTGGAGTCGATGACGTTCCCCGCGCCGGTGATCTCTGTTGCGATCGAGCCCAAAACGAAGGCCGACCAGGAACGGTTGTCGAAGGCGCTGAGTTCGTTGGCCGAAGAGGACCCGACGTTCCAAGTCCGTTTCGAAGAAGAGACTGCGCAAACCGTGATTTGGGGCATGGGCGAGCTGCACTTGGATGTGCTGGTCGACCGCTTGCAGCGAGAGTTCAAGGTCGGCGCGAACGTGGGTAAGCCGCAGGTGGCTTACCGCGAGACGGTCAGCGTTCCGGTCGAGGGCGTCGAGATCCGATTCGTGCGCCAAACCGGTGGGCGCGGGCAATTCGCCGTGGTCGAGTTGAACGTCGAGCCGACGGGCCCCGGAGGCGGGTTCGAGTTCGTCTCCAAGCTAAAGGGCGGCGTCATTCCGCACGAGTACATCCCGGCGATCGACGAGGGCGTCCAGGAGGCCATGGAGTCCGGCGTGCTTGCCGGATACCCGATGGTAGATATTCGAGTGACGCTCGTTGACGGGCAGTATCACGACGTCGACTCCTCCGAAATGGCCTTCCGGATCGCAGGGTCGATGGCATTCAAGGAGGCCGCGCGCAAGGCGCGCCCGGTTCTCCTGGAGCCGACGATGGCGGTTGAGGTGGTCACGCCTGAGGCGTCTATGGGCGATGTGATCGGTGACCTCACAGCGCGTCGCGGGAAGATCGACCGCATGGAACCTCGCGGAACGATGCAGGTGATCAGTGCGCGGGTCCCGCTGGCGGGGATGTTTGGGTATGCGACGGATGTTCGCTCCAAGACGCAGGGGCGCGCGACGTACACGATGCAGTTCCATTCGTACGAGCAGGTGCCGGAGTCCATCGCGAAGGAAATCGTCGCGAAGGTGCGAGGCGAGTAGGGAAGTCGGGTCGGGCCCCGACGCACGGGCCCTCCAAGGGGAGGCAGGCAATGGGAAAGAAGAAGTTCGAGCGGACCAAGCCGCACGTAAACATCGGCACCGTAGGTCACATCGACCACGGCAAGACGACGCTGACCGCGGCGATCACGAAGGTATTGGCCAAGCGCGGCTACGCCGACTTCACGCCGTTCGACCAGATCGACAAGGCGCCGGAAGAGCGTGAGCGCGGGATCACGATTTCGATCGCGCACGTCGAGTACCAGACCGATTCTCGCCACTACGCGCACGTCGACTGTCCGGGCCACGCCGACTACATCAAGAACATGATCACCGGCGCCGCGCAGATGGACGGGGCGATCCTCGTTGTGTCGGCTGCCGATGGCCCGATGCCTCAGACTCACGAGCACGTGTTGCTTGCACGGCAGGTCGGTGTGCCTTACATCGTCGTCGCCATGAACAAGGTCGACATGGTGGACGACCCCGAACTGCTTGACCTCGTCGAACTTGAGGTGCGCGAACTGCTGAGCAAGTATGAGTTCCCCGGCGACGATCTCCCGGTCGTTCGCTTGTCGGCACTCAAGGCGCTTGAGGGTGACGAGGAGGCCGAGAAGGGCATCCTCGAACTGATGGATGCATGCGACAACGCCATCCCGCAGCCGGCCCGTGATGTAGACAAGCCTTTCTTGATGTCGATTGAGGATGTCTTCTCGATCACCGGCCGCGGCACTGTGGTGACCGGTCGAGTGGAGCGAGGAATCCTCAAGAAGATGGAGGAAGTCGAGATCGTCGGTCTGACGGAGAAGCCGATCAAGACGACGGCGACCGACCTCGAGATGTTCCGCAAGCTTCTCGACGAAGTTCAGGCCGGTGACAACGTGGGAGTGCTGCTGCGCGGAGTGGATAAGGAATCCGTGCAGCGCGGCCAGGTCCTCGCGAAGCCCGGATCGATTACGCCTCACACGAACTTCGAGGCGCAGGTCTACGTGCTTTCCAAGGAGGAAGGCGGGCGTCACACGCCCTTCTTCAACAACTACCGACCGCAGTTCTACTTCCGGACGACCGACGTTACGGGCGCGATCAAGATGCCCGACGGCGTCGAGATGGTCATGCCGGGAGACAACACGACGATGACGGTCGATCTCATCGCTCCGATCGCGATGGAAGAAGGCCTCCGCTTCGCGATTCGCGAGGGCGGACGTACGGTTGGTGCCGGGCGAGTCACGAAGATCCTCAAGTAGACAGGCGAGCTAAAGTGGCGCAGCAGAAGATACGGATCAGGCTCAAAGCCTACGATCACGAAATCATCGATCAGTCCGCAAAGGTCATTGTGGACCGGGCAACGCGCTCGGGTTCGAAAGTGGCCGGCCCGGTGCCCTTGCCGACCGAGCGGAGCATCTACTGCGTCATCCGCTCGCCGCACAAGGACAAGGACTCTCGAGAGCACTTCGAGATGCGCACGCACAAGCGGCTCATCGACATCCTGGATCCGACGCCCAAGACGGTAGACGAGCTGATGCGGCTCGACCTTCCGGCAGGCGTCGACATCGAGATCAAACTGTAGGGGCAGGACATGGCCAACGTGAAAGCGATCCTCGGACGGAAGCTGGGCATGACCCAGATCTTCGACGACGAGGGCCGGGCCGTCCCTGTGACGGTTGTGGAAGCGGGACCCTGCGTGGTCACGATGGTTCGTACGCCGGAGCGGGACGGCTATGCGGCCGTTCAACTCGGGTTCGGCGAGATCAAGGAATCAAAGCTTACGAAGCCGCTGAAGGGACAGTTCGCGAAGAATGGTGCGTCACCGAAGCGCCACCTCGTGGAAGTCCGCACCGACGATGCGGGGTCGTACGCCGTGGGCTCCTCGATCACGGTCGAGACATTTTCGCCCGG from Actinomycetota bacterium encodes the following:
- the rpsJ gene encoding 30S ribosomal protein S10: MAQQKIRIRLKAYDHEIIDQSAKVIVDRATRSGSKVAGPVPLPTERSIYCVIRSPHKDKDSREHFEMRTHKRLIDILDPTPKTVDELMRLDLPAGVDIEIKL
- the fusA gene encoding elongation factor G, with translation MAHIDAGKTTTTERILYYTGRTYKVGEVHEGTAVMDWMVQEQERGITITSAATTCAWRDHWINIIDTPGHVDFTVEVERSLRVLDGAVAVFDAVAGVEPQTETVWRQADRYQVPRICFVNKMDRTGADFFRTVEMIRDRLDSHPLPIQIPWGSEENFRGVIDLITSTALVWLDEGRGEEWEEQPIPQELAEQVKHWRHELFEGLADYDEHVMEAYVGGAEPTPDQIRSAVRAATLSGKATPVICGTAFKNKGVQPLLDAIVDYLPSPQDVPAVAGTTPKGEADSRDADDSAPFGALAFKIAADPYVGKLTYFRVYSGTLRAGQNVLNATKDRKERVGRILQMHANHREDRGAAFTGDIVAAVGLKHTTTGDTLCDPAHPIVLESMTFPAPVISVAIEPKTKADQERLSKALSSLAEEDPTFQVRFEEETAQTVIWGMGELHLDVLVDRLQREFKVGANVGKPQVAYRETVSVPVEGVEIRFVRQTGGRGQFAVVELNVEPTGPGGGFEFVSKLKGGVIPHEYIPAIDEGVQEAMESGVLAGYPMVDIRVTLVDGQYHDVDSSEMAFRIAGSMAFKEAARKARPVLLEPTMAVEVVTPEASMGDVIGDLTARRGKIDRMEPRGTMQVISARVPLAGMFGYATDVRSKTQGRATYTMQFHSYEQVPESIAKEIVAKVRGE
- the tuf gene encoding elongation factor Tu, with protein sequence MGKKKFERTKPHVNIGTVGHIDHGKTTLTAAITKVLAKRGYADFTPFDQIDKAPEERERGITISIAHVEYQTDSRHYAHVDCPGHADYIKNMITGAAQMDGAILVVSAADGPMPQTHEHVLLARQVGVPYIVVAMNKVDMVDDPELLDLVELEVRELLSKYEFPGDDLPVVRLSALKALEGDEEAEKGILELMDACDNAIPQPARDVDKPFLMSIEDVFSITGRGTVVTGRVERGILKKMEEVEIVGLTEKPIKTTATDLEMFRKLLDEVQAGDNVGVLLRGVDKESVQRGQVLAKPGSITPHTNFEAQVYVLSKEEGGRHTPFFNNYRPQFYFRTTDVTGAIKMPDGVEMVMPGDNTTMTVDLIAPIAMEEGLRFAIREGGRTVGAGRVTKILK